The sequence below is a genomic window from Chiloscyllium plagiosum isolate BGI_BamShark_2017 unplaced genomic scaffold, ASM401019v2 scaf_229, whole genome shotgun sequence.
GAAAATCTAGCACTGTAATTCCTGAAGGAGGCCATCATAAATCTTTGCACACCTTGCATTGAGATTTGGAAAACATTCCTTTTACGAGTTGGTAAAAGCCACTTTGAAATTCGATAGAGATGTCTAACTCCAAGAAGTTCCGAGAGATCTCTGCCATCCCTCATAATTTCTAGGGCAGACTATATCGAATAAATCCCTGATATATCACAAACAGTATTTCTTTGGAAAgagtcaacaacaaaaaaattctCAAGCAGAGGACATTGATTGCACTCATAACACAATACATGGCTCTAACTGTGAGCTTTATTAATCATTGAACAGAAGAGGCTATTACTCTATAAATGGACCATATATTGCAAAAAAAGTCTATATAGGAGACTGGCTTCAACTCTGTGCCTTTGTGCTGGACTTGAGGAAAACAGATTACACCATCCTCCAATTCCACCTACCCTTCCTGTGCTCTGTATTTCATTCAGCTGAAAATCTTTAACCGCACCCCATAATAATATCTATTGAGTATATGGTGAACATGGCATGTATATTCAATTGGCAAGCAGACAGAAAACTGACAGAAAGGTTTGGCATTGTCTCTATTTGAAGGTGCTTCATGCTTACATGAGAAGATTTTGCATTGCATTTGAAATGACAGTTCATTTATACAAAATGCGTGCAGATTTATTTCTTAATCTTGCCTAGTCCACCAAATTCTATTACCAGGTTGTGGCTATAGATGAGACAACATTAACTTTCGCCATGACTTCCATTCAGGGCTAAATTGGCAGTATTTTTGATTCACCTCCATAAATATTGATCCTTCTGTCCAGCAACTCTTAAAGAAACACCAACAAGTTGAATCTTCAAATAGTGCTTGCCCTGTTTCTGCGTTTTGAAGTTTCAGCCTCTTCTCCTTTAAAATATGTTGGTGCCAGATAACCTGTCCCCCTGACCCGTGGTGCTCCCAGAGCATCCTTCTCCAACTAGTGGAACATTGTTAACTAAGCTCCAGTTAAAGTGTGAGGTCAGCTCAGTCAATACAGATAGAATTATTAGGGAGAGGCCAGTGAACCTGGTGCAGTTGAGCCCTGTTTTTTGCTATCTGCTGCAGAGAGTCCCAGAATCACAGCTAAAACAGGCCATCTGGCAGGAAATTGTGCTCAATAGCTTAAATCACAGATGAAGTTTATTATTTAAAAAGCCACAACTAGCACAGTCTAAATGGCCTATTAACTTGAATTTAAAACCTCAATCATGTTTGTCCTCTAGCCTTGGAGCTGTTAATGTTTtgatggggagaaggtgggggaaATGAGGGAAAATCTCAGGGACCTgttcccaggacattgtgggacgTTAGGCAGAAGATTGTGGGGCTtctaactgaaatatttgtatcatctattaCCAAGGttgaggtgctagaggactggagtttggcaaatgttgtgcctttatttaagaaagtctGTAAGAATAAGCCtgagaactatagatcagtgagtctaATATCGATGATGAGTAAATTATTGgatgtgattctgaaagataggatttacatgcacttggagaggcaaagaatgattagggataggtagcatgggtttgtgcaagggaaattgtgtctcacaaacttgattgagttttttgaggaagtaaccaaaaaatTGATGAGGCAGAGTGGACTGGAGTAAAGTTTttcacaaggttccacatggtaggctaattaggaaagttaaattgcataggattcagggtgagcttgctgaTTGGATACAAGATCGGCTtgacggtagaagacagagggtggtggtggaaggttttttttttggactggagacccgtgactagtggtgttctgcagggatcggtgctgtgtccacttttgtttgacatttatataaatgatttggatgagaatataggaggcatggttagtaagtttgcagatggcaccaaaattggtggtgtagtggatagtgaggaaagctatctaagattgcaaagaggTCTTAATCAATTGgatgaatgggctgaggaggggcagatgaaggttaatttagataaatgtgaagtattgcattttggtaaaacaaataagtgcAGGACTTATAAAATTGATGGTatggccctgggtagtgttgtagaacagatagaactagaggttcaggtacataattcttagaaatttgagtcacaggtagttagggtggttaagaaggcatttagcatgcttgccttcattggtcagatctttgattataggagttgggacctcatgttgaggcagcatggtggctcagtggttagcactgctgcttcacagcaccagggactagggtttgattccagcctcaggcaactgtctgtgtcgagtttgcacattctccctgtgtctgcttgggcttCCTCTAGgcgctctgatttcctcccacaggtgtgcaggttaggtggattggccaaactaaattgcccatgttgtctagggatgtgcaggctagggggattagccctgggaaatgcagagttacaaggatagggttgGAGGtgtgtctaggtgggatgctgtttgaacaGTCacggtggacttgatgggccaaatggcctgcttccacactgtacggattctacgttcaggttgtacaggatgttggtgaggcctcttccagagtattgtgtgcaggtctggttgctctgttataggatggatattattaaacaggagagagttcagaaaagatttacgaggatgttgccagaactggagtgcttgagctacaaggagaggctgtgacctttttcactgaagcataggaggttgaggggtgacattatagaagtttataaaatcatgagggacatagataacaTGAATAAGGTATTTTCCGTAGTGTGGGTGAATTCAAAACTAAGGGGTATATTttaaaggacatgaggagcaacatttttacatgaagagtggttagtgtgtggaatgaactgccagaggatgtggtagattcaggtacagtaacaacatttaaaagacatttggatcaatacatcaataggaaagatttgcaggaatatgggccaagctcaggcaggtgggactagtttaatttgggaacatggtcagcatggactagttggaccgaaggatctgtttccatgctgtatgactctatgactgtatgactatgactctttgAGAACTAATACGAAGAGAAGCTTGGAAGGTAATGTTGAAAATAGATACTGCAATGGCTAATTGTTGTTTGTCTCCAACCCCAGGTTTTGGAAAAAAACACAGAGATATGAATACAGAACGTGACTTCTTCATGAGAATGAAATGTACTGTGACAAACCGCGGAAGAACTGTCAACCTCAAGTCTGCCACCTGGAAGGTGAGAAACCAGAAGTAGTAATTAGTCAGCTACATTTGGTGGTTTTCTCCTTGTACCTTTAGGGTCAGAAATTCATTTCCTGTGTAAGGAAGCTTTCTAATCAATCACTGGTGAGGTAATGGGGTAGCAATATTAACAATTGACTGTTAAACACACAGCTGATCTTCTGTaaacctgggttcaaaccctgctACCTCACATGGAATttgcaattcaataaaaataaaaaatccaGACTGTAATGATGCACATGAAATCATGATTGATTGTTGGATACCCCATCTGGTTCTCCAgtaccctttaggaaaggaaactttgccatcctcaactggtctggccgacatgtgattccagacccacagcagtgtggttgactcttaacttccccttgggcaataaatgctggcatagtaAACATTGCTTACAGTGACTAAGGAAAAAGATTGTTTTagaataaaataatatttaaatgtttGTCAAAACTAAAGGAACATGTTAGAATCACAAATTTTAATAATTTTCAGCGCACTATTGCCTCATGAAAGATTCACTAAATGGTCAAGTGAAAAAGAATCCTGTGGTCATATACTAGATTAAGGGTTTGATCCGTACTACTTTCACCTTCCTCCCAGCCATCCATTCATGTTTCATTCCTTGTGACTAACAACTTGCAGATCTCAAGTCTAAACAATTGCtgcagctctcctcctctctcccttgACTTACTTCTGGATGGGTTGAGGTTGAGGAGACAGGATGAGCATGAAGAGAGGTGATGGAGAAGTCAATAAGGCAGCAATGTACCATCATCCTGGATGACCTCCACTGCTCCAGATAGCGCAGGTTTCTTAGTGCTGCAGCCCATGATTCACGGTGCTGAGGCAATGCTTACATTTTGGTCTTCCTCCAATCTTTTGGCTTTCTTACTTATGAGGTGGCCCATAATAAGTAAGAAAGCCAACAAAACTTGCGCTTGGATGATCTTAACATAGTTAAAAAATGGAGGTATTTGCAGGCAGTGAGAGGCACGTACAGGGCTGGTATTATTCGAAGAGGCAAGTGGGTGAGGTAGAGTTTCAGGCCTTTACCAGAAGTCCCCTCCATCACTAGATGCcaattttcagccaattcaataactccatgtgatatcagaaAATGGTTAGAGGCACTGGATATGCAAAGACTACCAACCCTGACACAATATTGGCAGAAGTACTGAAGACTTATCCTCCAGAACGTGCCACACCCCTCGCCAAATTGTTCCATTCCAGTTATAATATTGGCATCTATCCGACATTGTGGGAAGTTGCCCAAGTATGTTCTGcacacaaaaatcaggacaaatccaactcagttaattaccaccccatcagtctattctcaatcgtCATCACTGGCGAATTAGTTCCTCACAGAAAtgagagaagaaaataaaatgaaaatgacaCAAATATCAGGGGAAAATTCCAAACAAGTTTTAAGTTTTCTATTTTGCTTTATTAAGGTGTTGCACTGCACTGGCCACATCAAAATATACAATGCCTGCCAAGCTCACACACTGTGTGGGTATAAGGAGCCACCTCTGACTTGCTTGATCATGATGTGTGAGCCGATTCAACATCCATCTAATATTGACATCCCATTGGACAGCAAGACATTCCTGAGCCGCCACAGCATGGATATGAAATTTACTTACTGTGACGAGAGGTACAGTATTGTTTTAAATGATTACAATCACATCAGGAAATAACCTTGAGTTCTTCCCTGCATTTTAATTTTCCCCATTTTATGCTGCTAAGTACCTAACTGCAGAAATGGTAAATTAGTTCACTATGAAAACCTAGAAAGGGaaaagtaaagttgccattgtcccaGATAACCCGAAAGATGTTCTCcaattagagagagatgattggcagtgagtttaacctgatgGCCTCAGGTGAGATTGAGAACTTGGGATCTTCAGAGTGACCTCAGCtagtgtgggaactgaacccacgctgttggcttcaacctctacatcacaaaccagccgtccagtgGATGAATATGATATAGAAATGTTCTTCTGTAACAGCAATGAGCATTGGGAATGAGTTTAAGGCTATTTTCAGCCAGGTGCCCAGGACATCCAAACCATTATGGCATTAACCATTTTACTTTAACAGATGTGGAATGTGCTGTCTTAAAGTCTGCAGTGACTATTTTGCCCTCACAAAGTTTCAAAGTGAGGTCCAGGACTAAGACTCAAATCCACCACAGGCCAAAATAAAAGCAGTGTTCTGTAACTCTAAGTGACTAAGTAAAATGAATATGCACAGTCTTCATTTAATTCCCAGTAGATGTTTAATCGCATCACAATATTATTCCTATTTTAATTCAAAATTGAGCATTTGATTCACAGATATCACATGGGAAATGAAAAGATATCAAGTCTGATAACTCTTTTGATCTGGAGGCAAATTATTAGGCAGTGTTATGCTGCATCTAACCACAGTGAATTTGGATGGGGGAAGATTAATTGATATCATCTGTAGCTTAGCATAGTGTACATTCTacattattttaaagataaagcgGTTTGCAAAAAGCAAAAATCATGTAGGCACAAAGGGTACAGCCAGTAGACAGTTGCAGCAGTAATGAACTGTCAAGTACACAGATATATTGTAATGCCATGAATGAACTGAAGACTGGTAGAACTTATTTATTTAACAGATTCACAGAGCAAAAATACACCCTTTACACAAGAACTATTAATATCTATTGCTGCATCTTCCTTAAAACTGTTTGGCATCTTGACCCTCCTGAAAACTAACATTTATAAACAGGACAAATAAAAATGTATTGTCTCAAATAACATACTCCTTAGAAAGGAGGTCACTGTTGAATCAGAATTTGCTGTTGTTAGTGTCTTGGAGTATGACATCTCAAACTTGACATTCAGTTGTCCGAGTGGTGCACTTCAATAATAGAATTATTGGATGGGGAGAGAGGCTGCTGGGAACCTGTATGACTCCATTGAACTATCTATTAATCAGCTTGAAAAGCTTGTTAACAGGCTGAGGAGGGCCAGAAAGTGATTTTCAATTTGCAGATTGCCAAACATAGACAGTCTGGTTCACATTAGCGCACAGCTGTTGGATGCACTATAGGAAAGCAATCAGTAATTATTTTACTGAGGAGGATTTTTGTCAGAAAGGGTTATTGTCACAGAGCAGATCATTACCTCTATGTTGGCTGTTTGGCTGCTGGCCCGCTGATGCCCTTTCCTCTACTCTATAAAGCATTGGCTGGCTGCTGGCTGCCTTGGAAGGTCCTGCTTGACTGTTAGCTTCCTCCTCCCATGTAAGGTTGCGGAGGCCcatgtttaagaaagaaatagatatattTCTAGACACTAAAGATGCCAACAATTTTGTGGAAAGAGTGGGAGCACAGCGTTGAGATGGAAGGTCGGCTTTTAACATATGGAACGGTGGAGCCAGctggctgggctgaatggcctattcttccacctatcttctatgtttcatgaGTTTATACAAATATACAATGAGAAATTATCTGAGCAAGGCAGTCattaataggtaaaaacaagtaGGACCTCTGTTCCAAAGACTGGGGACTTTGTATCAAACAGCCAGTCCTTTTGGCAAGCAAAGTAATGATTTACCCAGCCAGCCTGTGCTTGCGAAACTCACAACACAATGTCTCACATTGGATGTGCTTCTGAAATTGGGCATTTGCTGAATAATCCCGACTGTGAGAGAAATTGCATTGCCTATGTATTTGAGGGCTCGCTTTGTGCTACACTTGCATGTGCTGGAAGCTACATGTATGAATACACCATACTCCCTTTTTTGTAGACAGAATATGTGTATACTGTATCTGTTTCAATTCAACCAAATAGGTGATAGCCATTCACTGGcgcatttctcagggcaatgcacTAACCAATCAAAATCAACCtgccttgtttaaaatttaaacaagatcTGTTAATTGTCAATCAGCAATCATAGGTTAAacctccatggcaacacctctaccaattTGGAGTCCACTTGCTACTAATGATTTGAGATGATATAGGACATGATACATCCTCTTATggccttcattttcttttctgttcagCTACTCAGCACAAAATCACATATTCTAGATCAGTTTGTAGCACTTCCAAGTGTTTGCACACACTAAACATTAATTGTTCAGCCCTTTAATTCTTTTTGTTCTTGCCTTTCCCCTTATATATTAAAATTGATTTATAGAACACATCAATTAATAGCTGCATCCCTTTCTAAAATTTTTGtaaattttcatttaattaaaatatttctctcatcctTTCTTCTTTAATTCCTTTAAAATTTACATTCCACAATTTAATTACACTTCACTCTGTTTTATCAATAATATTTGCATACAAACTGTGACAGTTTAACATTTATTTTACCAGAATTGCAGCACTGATGGGATATTGTCCAGAAGAACTGCTTGGACGTTCAGTTTATGAGTTTTACCATGCATTGGATTCAGATCACATGATTAAAAGTCACCAAAACCGTAAGTGGACAATCCAAAGAACTTGTAACTTAATGTGGTAGTGAAAGTCAGTTAACTGCAAGATTGTTTTAAAATCACAATAGTAAAACCCTGCATTACTCATTTTCAGATCTTCAAATCTTCTCTCAGATCATTATATGATTTCAGTTGCTCCCCACCTCTGGCAGTAGTGGGTTTATATGATATTCTGGTGATACTTTGGCACTTTTAATTACTTTTGGGGATTCTCTTATTGTGGCAATTTTCATTCGTGTTCATAAAATATAATGTTTGTAAATATCCCAATAGTATTTCCAAGACCAACAAGACAAGAACATtcattaaataattaaaaataaatgtataaaataattaataataaaattaaaagtgCACATGTAAACTATCAGACTCTTATGTAGATGGGAGGAGGTATGAATCAGCACCACCATATTAGTGTGAGGAAAAATATATCAccaaatgggcggcacagtggctcagtggttagtactgctgcctcacagcaccagggacctgggttcaattcctgcctcaggcaactgtctgtgtggagtttgcacattctcccagtgtctgtgtgggtttcctctgggtgctttggtttcctcccacagtccaaagatgtgcaggttaggtgaattggccatgctaaattgtctgtagtattagttgtaggggaatgtgtctgggtgggttgctcttcggagggtcagtgtggacttgttgggccgaatggcctgtttccacactgtagggaatctaatctaatcaagtcacTGCTGATACAACTTCCCCACTTTTTTGTaagttcaacaaaaaaaattggaaataaaatgcacCTATCTTATAgtaaccatgaaaccactgttgattgttgtaaaaacccatgcttcactaatgtccttcaaggaaggaatttgtcatccttacccatagcaatgtggttgattccagGCAATatgggacagacaataaatatcAGCCCAACCAGCAATCACCATGCTccatgaatgaatgggaaaaaaagCCAGAAGAATTTACTTGGGGCAAATCAGCCTCTACGATATATTTCCCAGTGGACTCTAAACAAATTGATGAATGGGATAAGAAAGGTAGTCTTGAAACAGTGGGCTGGCCAGGATGCTTCAGATGCTGGGGtttccttgcatttttttttgtttcattttagtgGTTAACAAGCATACAAATCCTCAGCTTTTCAAATGGGGCAAAGATTAGAAGAGCGAGGATATTATGATGAACTTTTATAGGACTCATGTTAGACCTCAACTAAAATATTGTGCATATAGTTCTGGGAACCATACTATAGAatagatgtgaatgcattggagacagtgcaaagagatttccaagaatggttccagggatttGAATTGTTAATTATAGAGCATAGATTGGAGAGGTTGCATACGTCCGAAGGATCAGAGGAGATCTACTATACATTTTCAGAATCATAATGGagttggatagagtagataggaagaagctgttccagcTTGTGAGATGATGAACAATGAAATAACACAGATTAATACCATTTTCAAAAGAAGCAAACGTGATGcgagaaaaagctttttcacacaatgagtgGTTTGAGTCTGAAATAAGTGGGGTGGTGAAAGCAGGTTCAATGAAAGGAATTCAAGAGAACACTGGATGGTTATTTATATTAGAAATAACCTGCATACATCTGGAGAAAAGACAAAAGAATTGCACTGAATTCTGATACTCATTTGGAAAGCTAGGGCAGTCATGATGGAACAAACAGCCTCGTTCTGCACTTTAACTTCACTTCAGTCGCTCTGTAATATTATTCTCTTAAAACCATCAAATTGGTGGTAAAATTCTTCTCCAATATCCTTATCAGGACCCATTCTTCTGCAGAAATGACGCTGAGGCTAAAATAAGAAAGCAATAAGGTGGCATTCTTGGACAGAAAGAGGAAATAGTCTTTAAAGTTTTCTTCATTTGAACTGACCTTGCAAGAAGGCTAAGCAGGTTTTGCAAACAGTTTGTTCAGGTTTACTGTTGGCTAACTGTGTTCCTTACCGTGGCACATTTCGTTTAATAATATATTTCAGAATATGTTCATAAACAAGAAATATACAGATTACAACTGGACCATCTTTGGAAGCAAGGAGTCCTTGCTTCCAAAGATGTGGACAAAAAAGGATATCCTAGTGCTTTGCTGTTTTGAGCTGTTGATTGGAAAAtgcatatatttatatattttgtttCCCAATAATCATTCACTATCACCTGGCAATATAAATTCTATGAAGAGAAAAATGAGACTAACTCACTTCAGGAACAAAGCTGTTTCCCTACAAGAAGTTCATGTATTTGAATCCTAATTTTAGCTATCCTAATTGACCTTGAGAGTTTTCAGCATAATCAGAACCTGATTCATTTGAGGAAGAAGGgaaaagaaatcagagctaaACCTACAGGAACACAGCTCCTTGTTTCCCACTCAAAGAGGCATCCATATATCTAAGTTTCAGGTCTTATTGAATGAATAATAATGCACGAGGTATGGGAATGTAATCAATCAAAGGCCAAATGAAGACAGAGAAAGATGGGAATGCAGCAGTAAAGTAAAATTCTCTAAACTGACATAAAATGACTTACAAACTGTATATGATGTATATAATTAATCATTGAGGCTTTAATTCATTCAATTGTCATTATTAATACCTCATGTTCTTCAACCAACTCCAAATAAATATAATCTCAAATTTTGTCTCTTAACTATATTTTTCACCTTTGATAGCTGATTTAATTTCTCATTTTACAAAGCCATTATTTTCAATAGTGTGAAATCTTTGTGAAGTTTCAATATGAACAAAGTAAACAAAATACTAGTCTCTTAaattaacaatttctgttttattctcCATGCTTTGTGCATAATATCTAAAGGTGCTTATAAGCAGCTGGTTAATAGATCAGTAGAAGGCAAACAGCGATCAGCAGTCTAGTTTAACTTCCACATGGCAGTACTTGCGTAATCACTGACCTATCAGATTGGCAGGTATCCTTCTAGTGACATTGTGTGTTGTTTCAAACAAGATTACAGCAATAACAAGGCCTTCTGGAAAACAAGTAACTGGACCATGGCACACATTGAGATTTTATTGATTGCACCCAATGTAATTATCCTTTCAAAACACAATGATAACTACCAGATTAAGGCAGTCTACCAAAACTCATATTGGATCAAAGTACAGTTTAGATTACAAAGTAGCAGGTTCATAAGTCAGATcacaaatatattgctgttttgaTTTCAActttaaacagaaaaaaacattGTTCATTATTGCTGAATGCATTTTCCAAGTGTGGAAAATACATGTTTAAAAATTTAACAATGTgaggagatccaagatggtggcagtataagtggtctgctgtgctgggctctgtgccatacccagggcaaggtggacctttactgccccccccccccccttatcaACTGCCCCAGGAGAAAAAAAGTATTGATTTTAAACTTGCTGACTATTCGGAGCTGCTGAAATCATTTGGGATGAAGTCCGGAAAAGGAAAGGGGCCTAAAGGAGGACAGCAGACAAGGTACTCCCCTACTGCATTGgggtgcctgcagccagtgttCAGACTCCCAGGGCAGCCCCTTTGGATCCAACAGGACAGCAGCTGGATTTTGCCAAACTCTGAACGTGGATTCAAGCAGCAGTTGatccactatctgccatgctgAAAAACATGAGCAGGAAATCCAGCTGCTGGAATGaagattggaggcagtggaggacaGGATCGCGGCATCGGAGACTGTAGCGGAGGTCTCGGGAGAAAGAATCTGAAAGCTGGAAAACCAGATTCGGGTCCTTCAGGATCAAGTCGATGAcctggaaaacaaaaacaaaatgaaacacttACAGATCGTGGGTCTCCCAGACGCGAGGAAGGCGAGGACCTCATCGGCTTTTTGCAGGGGTTGCTCCTGAGGTTCCTAGGGTTGGGGTTGGAGTCGGAGCCGGGCCTGGTAAGCGTGGAGTGGGCCCACCGGATCACAATGCGCACGTCTGGATCGGACCCGCGTTCCCGCTCGGTCCTAATGCAGCTCCTGTATTATAGAGAAAAAGTTAATatttgaaacagcaagaagactgggaagaaATTCACAAGCTTTAATGTATAAAGGTTCAAAGATAATGCTTTTTTCAGGAATTTTCAGGAGCCTTAATCAACAAGAGAAGGCCAACTGATGATGTCAAGAAAGAATTAAGGGATCTgaacattcaatactccttgaGGTACCCGGCCGTGTTGCGTTTCGCCCATGGGGGATGATATATGTAACTCTGACTCCACAGAAAAGACAAAGGACTTTGTGAAGTCTTTGAATTGAAGGACCCGAGTCGGGATTGGAGGGAAGGGGGCATCATTGCGGACAATGGTTTTGGGGGTGTTTATTAGCCCCTTTCTACTTCCCTCTCccccttgctttttttttggttattggTTTTATATGTACAGCTTTGCTGtaaaattggaattattttagATATCGGTCGGTTGGGTATTATCTAAGGCTCCTTTTTTGCTATTGCTGTCCTTTTGATTTTGTATTGGGTGTGGCTAGATCTGTGGTTAGGACGTGTGGattggagggggtggtggtgatgggcaTCCATTGTTAACTTTCAGAATATAAATAACAACAGGTTTTCCTCATTTGTGAATTGCCTGGGGCTAGGGCATGGCCTCAGCTAGAGGGAGTTAAGATGGTAGTAAGGATTGGGAGGGGCAAGGGGGAAGATCTTGAGCCAATTGGGGGTAATTTGGGTATTTTCTTCAGATAAGTGTAGTGTTTTTTTTAGTTGTAGTTGTTTTTATAGGAATAGTTTTTCGATCTCATACAGTTATTATCTTTGTAACTCATCACACCTCAGATAAGCTCCCTCCTCCTGGGAAAACACAGGCTGCCCCAGatgaccatggctagtgattcagttggtgcacctggaatataaatgGGAGCCATTCTcctattaaaagaaagaaggtctTATTAAGCCTCAGGAATGAAAGGATGGACATTGCCCTGCTGCAGGAAATGCatctaactgataaggaacatctgaaactgtAGCGGGGTGGGGTTTATGACAGGGTATTTTTCTCATCCTTCAGCTCAAAGAGAAGAGGAGTGGATATACTGATAAGAAGGAACCTCCCTCTCTAGGTAACAGAGCAGATTCAGGATGAACATGGATAGTTTATCATTCTTAAACctctaatacatggagaagagtgCGGCGTTTTTAATGTATATTGTCCCCGGCACACCCTCTTACATTTCTAATGGCTAACTTAATGAATCTTGGGGTTTGTCGTATAATTATAGGAAGGGATTTTAATTGCCTTATAGATCCAGAGATTGACAGGGTCCCAAAAGGCCTGGTAGGCACGCCCATGCAGTCTAAACAGATGGTGGCCATGTGCGATGAGTTGGGACTAGTGGATGTGTGAAGGCACCTCCACCCGAATGGAAGAGACTTCATGTTTGATTCTaatccacacaagtgccatacgtGAATCGACATTTTTTTTATG
It includes:
- the LOC122548302 gene encoding endothelial PAS domain-containing protein 1-like isoform X1, whose amino-acid sequence is MITEKEKKRSNSERRKEKSRDAARCRRSKETEVFYELAHQLPLPHSVSTHLDKASIMRLTISFLRTRKLLSSGGPETETETEKQMDALYLKALEGFIMMATQDGDIIFLSENISKYMGLTQVELTGHSIFDFTHPCDHEEIRENLTIKNGFGKKHRDMNTERDFFMRMKCTVTNRGRTVNLKSATWKVLHCTGHIKIYNACQAHTLCGYKEPPLTCLIMMCEPIQHPSNIDIPLDSKTFLSRHSMDMKFTYCDERIAALMGYCPEELLGRSVYEFYHALDSDHMIKSHQNRKWTIQRTCNLMW
- the LOC122548302 gene encoding endothelial PAS domain-containing protein 1-like isoform X2 → MQSNSERRKEKSRDAARCRRSKETEVFYELAHQLPLPHSVSTHLDKASIMRLTISFLRTRKLLSSGGPETETETEKQMDALYLKALEGFIMMATQDGDIIFLSENISKYMGLTQVELTGHSIFDFTHPCDHEEIRENLTIKNGFGKKHRDMNTERDFFMRMKCTVTNRGRTVNLKSATWKVLHCTGHIKIYNACQAHTLCGYKEPPLTCLIMMCEPIQHPSNIDIPLDSKTFLSRHSMDMKFTYCDERIAALMGYCPEELLGRSVYEFYHALDSDHMIKSHQNRKWTIQRTCNLMW